One stretch of Deinococcus hopiensis KR-140 DNA includes these proteins:
- a CDS encoding LuxR C-terminal-related transcriptional regulator, with translation MAAVLLGTKLHPPVLAGHLVARPQLLELLERGMSAKLVLISSPAGTGKSTVLAAWLKQQDSPAAWLSLGKSDDTLGQFLLYLLGALHTLGLGLGEGLPELLRQQKAENVEPLLIQLSNDFARLDRRVILILDDYHFLSDPKIHSAVEFLLDHLPSQVCLVISTRTDPPLSLSRLRVRHQLLEVRSADLRFDLAEVTRFLNGSQRLGLSPTAVSHLETQTEGWIAALQLAALSLAERPDKEAFVETFVGSHRFLVDYLVDEVLSRQPASLKTFLQRTAILERFDTSLCGAVTGQPTDPELLSQIEAANLFLIPLDDERRWYRFHHLFGEFLRHRLMADEPDLVPELHRRASAWFEHAGWTDDAIRHAFLAGDDRLAARLANDMAAQLAVHWNSEQFTRYFQNIPVALMLPYPRLCLYYCWFLVTTSQFDAFRAALPTLEKSRAHAAEPQTIDAAFISLQAYVHLHQLDFVNAAHAFQQALDLLAASEQVSSSVEAQLTRIGIFTTLGFICPYIDLRRAAALCAANVALSRQYGSSIGIANGTVGLARANHQLGRLHEAAHVLEQSLVHFESGTGDLTRRYGAGNVGELHVGLGRLQYEWNRLGEAEASVRQARVANELYGSAAVLGGQLELSVRLSLVHGELEAASAALHQLDRLSASIRHNEPLAKQTFEGMAMKSRLALVAHLSRSPRTPPHDSQADALPSRLLDEVGDWLRSRQLDVVAPSQSLGGHHVLARWLLARNEPAEAATLLGGLIAAAQGEDRGDDLTQFLLLQALALHSVSRGEEAMAALDRALNLAEAEGYCRSFVDLGSGMQALLTQRARTRPTPYLTALLGAFPEFSSSAAAREPYQAEGTPLQENEALNAREIEVLRLLERGQTHKQIARDLQLSPNTVRWYMKNLYSKLQVNNRTEALHRARGLKLV, from the coding sequence ATGGCCGCCGTCCTGCTCGGTACGAAACTTCACCCTCCCGTTCTCGCAGGCCACCTCGTCGCGCGGCCTCAGCTCCTCGAGCTGCTTGAGCGGGGCATGAGCGCCAAACTCGTTCTCATCTCATCACCGGCAGGCACAGGCAAATCCACGGTACTGGCCGCCTGGCTCAAGCAGCAGGACAGCCCGGCTGCCTGGCTTTCTCTCGGTAAAAGCGACGACACGCTGGGCCAGTTCCTGCTTTATCTGCTCGGCGCCCTCCACACCCTGGGGCTCGGCCTGGGCGAAGGGCTGCCCGAACTGCTCCGCCAGCAGAAAGCAGAGAACGTCGAGCCCCTGCTGATTCAGCTCAGTAACGACTTCGCGCGGCTTGATCGCAGGGTGATCCTGATCCTCGACGACTATCACTTTCTGTCAGACCCCAAGATTCACAGCGCCGTCGAATTCCTGCTCGATCACCTGCCGTCCCAGGTGTGTCTGGTCATCTCGACCCGCACCGATCCACCGCTGTCGCTTTCACGTCTGCGTGTTCGTCACCAGTTGCTGGAAGTGCGCAGCGCCGACCTGCGCTTCGATCTCGCGGAGGTGACCCGCTTCCTGAACGGGAGCCAGAGGCTCGGTCTTTCCCCCACGGCCGTGTCTCATCTGGAAACCCAGACCGAAGGCTGGATCGCCGCCCTACAACTGGCGGCGCTGTCACTTGCCGAGCGGCCCGATAAGGAAGCGTTCGTCGAAACCTTTGTGGGCAGTCACCGCTTTCTGGTGGATTATCTGGTTGACGAGGTGCTCAGCCGTCAACCCGCTTCGCTCAAGACGTTTCTGCAGCGCACGGCGATTCTGGAGCGTTTCGACACGTCGCTGTGCGGAGCGGTTACCGGCCAGCCCACCGACCCCGAGCTGCTCAGCCAGATCGAAGCGGCCAACCTCTTCCTCATTCCCCTGGACGACGAGCGCCGGTGGTACCGGTTTCACCACCTTTTCGGCGAATTCCTGCGGCACCGGCTGATGGCGGATGAGCCGGACCTGGTGCCCGAGTTGCACCGGCGAGCCAGCGCCTGGTTTGAACACGCGGGCTGGACCGACGACGCCATCCGGCACGCCTTTCTCGCCGGCGACGACCGATTGGCCGCCCGGCTGGCCAACGACATGGCGGCCCAACTGGCGGTGCACTGGAACAGCGAACAGTTCACCCGCTACTTCCAGAACATTCCCGTCGCGCTCATGCTGCCCTATCCCCGGCTTTGCCTGTACTACTGCTGGTTTCTGGTCACGACCAGCCAGTTCGACGCCTTCAGGGCAGCGCTGCCGACACTCGAGAAGAGTAGAGCCCATGCTGCGGAACCCCAGACCATCGACGCGGCCTTCATCAGCCTGCAAGCCTATGTCCACCTTCATCAACTGGATTTTGTCAACGCCGCGCACGCCTTTCAACAGGCGCTGGACCTGCTCGCCGCGTCCGAGCAGGTCAGCTCCAGTGTGGAAGCGCAGCTGACGCGGATCGGTATCTTCACGACCCTGGGGTTCATCTGTCCCTACATTGACCTGCGCCGGGCCGCCGCGCTCTGCGCCGCCAATGTGGCCCTGTCACGGCAGTACGGGAGCTCCATCGGGATCGCCAACGGCACGGTTGGGCTGGCCCGCGCGAACCATCAGTTGGGGCGCCTGCACGAAGCGGCCCATGTCCTCGAACAGAGCCTGGTTCATTTCGAATCCGGCACAGGTGACCTGACGAGAAGGTACGGCGCTGGAAATGTCGGCGAGCTGCACGTCGGCCTGGGGCGACTGCAGTACGAGTGGAACCGGCTCGGTGAAGCCGAAGCCTCCGTGCGGCAGGCGCGAGTCGCCAACGAGCTCTACGGATCTGCGGCGGTCCTGGGAGGCCAACTCGAACTCTCTGTGCGGTTGTCTCTGGTACACGGTGAGCTGGAGGCCGCCTCTGCCGCGCTTCACCAACTGGACCGGTTGAGCGCCAGTATCCGCCACAACGAACCGCTCGCGAAACAGACCTTCGAGGGAATGGCGATGAAGAGCCGGCTGGCGCTGGTGGCTCACCTCTCGCGGTCTCCCCGGACCCCACCCCATGATTCCCAGGCCGATGCGCTGCCGAGCCGCCTGCTGGACGAGGTGGGCGACTGGCTCAGGTCACGCCAACTGGACGTGGTGGCCCCCTCTCAGTCGCTCGGCGGCCACCACGTCCTGGCCCGCTGGCTGCTGGCGCGGAACGAGCCGGCCGAGGCCGCCACCCTCCTTGGGGGCCTGATCGCAGCGGCGCAGGGGGAAGACCGGGGAGACGACCTCACCCAGTTCCTGCTGCTTCAGGCGCTGGCCCTGCACAGCGTGAGCAGAGGGGAGGAAGCCATGGCAGCGCTGGACCGCGCCCTGAACCTCGCCGAAGCGGAGGGGTACTGCCGGAGCTTCGTGGATCTGGGGTCAGGAATGCAGGCCCTGCTCACGCAACGCGCCCGAACCCGCCCCACCCCGTACCTCACCGCGCTGCTCGGCGCATTTCCGGAGTTCAGCAGTTCTGCGGCCGCTCGTGAGCCGTACCAGGCAGAGGGGACCCCCCTGCAGGAGAACGAAGCTCTGAATGCCCGTGAGATCGAGGTGCTGCGCCTGCTGGAACGGGGACAGACCCACAAGCAGATCGCCAGGGACCTTCAGCTCTCGCCGAACACCGTGCGGTGGTACATGAAGAACCTCTACTCCAAGCTGCAGGTGAACAACCGAACCGAAGCGCTCCACCGTGCCCGGGGACTGAAGCTGGTGTAG
- a CDS encoding ABC transporter ATP-binding protein has protein sequence MSGTPVGTRQSLILYSRTLGLVWRADRAMSVAVILLTLLRALSPVATLYVSKLLLDAVAGVLTGSLSQHVWPTFLVLVGLQTVVFAASAVASHASQACTEVLAEALKRHCTAMILEKTTALEIPKFENPAVHNAIRVAMNDVGLRPLSALVQALTLLQTVLTLTTLTAMLMSLGGTVVLLLVAAAIPLGWVSFHFNRASLEVDLAFTESARAQNYLAAVMTSDQAAKELRVFPLASHLMGRWQEHYHLYRAAFVKLVRGRSVAHSITAVLSTLFTSAAALLILRRVLDHSITVGDFAFLTGGVAQIQAQFSALANFFAKSHENLLYMHHFFDFLDLQNRDPQAGDEWTEPLRDIEFDSVTFTYPLTDQPVLHDVSFRAQVGQVLAIVGENGAGKSTLIKLLTRLYEPTGGTIRFNGRDIHAYSTASLQRQISAIFQDFGQYHISAAENIGAGLPTTPEGLKQAAALSGALEFVERLPEGYDNTLGRTFSGGVQLSGGQWQRIALARLYHKPARLWVLDEPTSALDAHAEPVILHSLEQGRHDRLALVITHRMNTARHADQILVLDQGRVTEMGDHEDLMALGGQYAQMYTTQATSFLPPLAAAEPHTPAASA, from the coding sequence GTGAGCGGCACACCCGTGGGGACCCGCCAGAGCCTGATCCTGTACAGCCGTACGCTGGGCCTGGTATGGCGGGCCGACCGAGCAATGAGTGTGGCGGTCATTCTGCTGACCCTGCTGCGGGCGCTCTCACCCGTGGCCACCCTCTACGTGAGCAAACTGCTGCTCGACGCCGTAGCCGGGGTGCTGACCGGCAGCCTGTCCCAACACGTCTGGCCCACCTTTCTGGTCCTGGTGGGCCTACAGACCGTGGTCTTTGCGGCCAGCGCCGTCGCCAGTCACGCCTCCCAGGCCTGCACGGAGGTCCTGGCCGAAGCACTCAAGCGCCACTGCACAGCAATGATTCTGGAGAAGACCACAGCGCTGGAGATCCCCAAGTTTGAGAACCCAGCAGTCCACAACGCCATCCGGGTGGCCATGAACGATGTGGGTCTGCGGCCCCTGAGCGCACTGGTGCAGGCCCTGACGTTGCTTCAGACCGTCCTGACGCTCACCACCCTCACGGCCATGCTGATGTCGCTCGGCGGCACTGTGGTCCTGCTGCTCGTTGCCGCTGCCATTCCGCTGGGATGGGTGTCATTCCACTTCAACAGGGCTTCCTTGGAAGTCGACCTGGCCTTTACAGAGAGTGCCCGAGCGCAGAACTATCTGGCTGCCGTGATGACTTCTGACCAGGCGGCCAAGGAACTGCGGGTCTTTCCGTTGGCCAGCCACTTGATGGGGCGGTGGCAGGAGCACTACCACCTGTACCGTGCCGCCTTCGTCAAGCTTGTGCGGGGCCGTTCCGTGGCCCACAGCATTACGGCCGTGCTCTCCACCCTCTTTACGAGCGCGGCCGCCCTATTGATCTTGCGGCGGGTTCTGGACCACTCCATCACAGTGGGTGACTTTGCCTTCCTGACCGGAGGTGTGGCTCAGATTCAGGCCCAGTTCTCCGCCTTGGCCAACTTCTTCGCCAAGTCGCACGAGAACCTGCTGTATATGCACCACTTCTTTGACTTTCTCGATCTTCAAAACCGCGATCCACAGGCAGGTGACGAGTGGACCGAGCCGCTGCGTGACATCGAGTTCGACAGCGTGACCTTTACCTATCCGTTGACCGACCAACCCGTGCTGCACGATGTGAGTTTCCGCGCCCAGGTCGGGCAGGTGCTGGCCATCGTTGGAGAGAACGGAGCTGGAAAATCGACCCTGATCAAGCTCCTCACAAGGCTCTACGAACCTACTGGCGGCACCATACGCTTCAATGGACGTGACATTCACGCCTACAGCACGGCCAGCCTGCAGCGTCAGATCAGTGCAATTTTCCAGGACTTCGGGCAGTACCACATCAGTGCGGCCGAAAATATTGGTGCTGGACTTCCCACCACGCCCGAAGGCCTGAAGCAGGCCGCTGCGCTGTCCGGAGCCTTGGAATTCGTGGAACGTCTGCCCGAAGGCTACGACAACACGTTGGGCCGGACCTTCAGCGGAGGAGTTCAACTCTCAGGCGGACAGTGGCAGCGCATCGCTCTGGCGCGGCTGTACCACAAGCCCGCGCGGTTGTGGGTCCTCGACGAACCCACCTCGGCCCTCGATGCTCACGCCGAACCTGTGATCCTGCACAGCCTGGAGCAGGGCCGCCATGACCGCCTGGCACTGGTGATCACCCACCGAATGAATACCGCTCGGCATGCCGACCAGATTCTCGTACTTGACCAGGGCCGCGTTACCGAAATGGGTGACCACGAGGACCTGATGGCGCTTGGCGGACAGTACGCCCAGATGTACACCACGCAGGCCACCAGCTTCCTACCGCCGCTTGCCGCCGCTGAACCCCACACCCCTGCTGCATCCGCTTGA
- a CDS encoding quinone oxidoreductase family protein — MKTIAILGQQAQALQPHLQLQPLRIKDIDLQCALVPMPLARPTASQLGDQDVLVRVHAFSCNYRDQGLLLQAYSADPRTCLWPVGSEFAGEVLATGAGVTSLRPGDRVLGNHAYVGRYHAQGQNDGVITNHASLEEQVHPARKLLRVPDVMDDVTAAAFSLGAQTAYSMVRKARLQPGDHALVMSAAANTSLFVLGALRARGIEVTLCSSSPYASQLATRFGARGLVPSGEGTADRLLAAATAIGGFDAVLDPFLDLNAVVALPALKPGGRYVSCGYLHQVAHAYDYRTPHFTGLSELLSLGILNNIELHLNCLGHTDDLQRALADYEAGRLEILVDTVFGPGQEAAFLRRTFEDRERTGKVVYRYAGEVRA; from the coding sequence ATGAAGACCATCGCCATTCTCGGCCAACAGGCCCAGGCACTCCAGCCTCATCTGCAGCTTCAGCCCCTGCGCATCAAGGACATCGACCTGCAGTGCGCGTTGGTGCCGATGCCCCTGGCCCGGCCCACGGCCAGCCAACTGGGGGACCAGGACGTGCTGGTGCGTGTCCACGCCTTCTCGTGCAACTACCGCGATCAGGGACTGCTGCTGCAGGCGTACAGCGCTGATCCCAGGACGTGCCTGTGGCCAGTCGGCTCCGAGTTCGCCGGTGAGGTCCTCGCCACGGGTGCGGGCGTCACCAGTTTGCGTCCGGGCGACCGCGTACTCGGCAACCACGCCTACGTTGGTCGGTATCACGCGCAGGGGCAGAACGACGGGGTCATCACCAACCACGCTTCCCTCGAAGAGCAGGTGCATCCAGCCCGCAAGCTGCTGCGCGTTCCGGATGTCATGGATGACGTGACCGCGGCCGCCTTCTCGCTCGGGGCCCAGACGGCCTACTCGATGGTGCGCAAGGCCCGGTTGCAGCCTGGTGACCACGCCCTGGTCATGTCAGCAGCGGCCAACACGTCACTGTTCGTGCTGGGGGCGCTGCGGGCTCGGGGAATTGAGGTCACGCTCTGCTCGTCCTCGCCATACGCTTCGCAGTTGGCGACCCGGTTCGGGGCCCGGGGGCTGGTGCCGAGCGGTGAGGGAACGGCCGACCGGCTGCTCGCGGCGGCGACGGCCATCGGGGGCTTTGACGCGGTTCTCGATCCTTTTCTGGATCTGAACGCGGTGGTGGCTCTCCCCGCTTTGAAGCCGGGGGGGCGTTACGTGAGCTGCGGCTACCTGCATCAGGTCGCCCACGCGTACGACTACCGCACGCCGCACTTCACTGGCCTCAGTGAACTGCTGAGTCTGGGCATCTTGAACAACATCGAACTGCACCTGAACTGCTTGGGGCACACCGATGACCTGCAACGGGCCCTGGCGGATTACGAGGCCGGGCGGCTGGAAATTCTGGTCGATACGGTTTTCGGACCGGGACAGGAGGCCGCCTTCCTGCGGCGGACCTTCGAGGACCGCGAACGGACCGGGAAGGTCGTGTACCGCTATGCAGGGGAGGTGCGCGCGTGA
- a CDS encoding lantibiotic dehydratase — protein MTDPRIGVMARAALFPTQLVQTFLAGTRPEIQRLSDLASHQGFMEALTIASPTLADELAGVHPGWPEKRLRSLMGGVTRYLLRATTRCTPFGAFAGVRALPVGEDTALTLGELGAHRKTLRVDAQQVWQLVKQLEERGALVDDLYVYANPTLYQRGERLRLPYQDTYGQGRDSMQLSLRATPVVARVMELAARPVQLRALLGRLQEEYSDAPLSYIRPFVLKLAEQQVLLSTLRPPMTESDPLRYVAQVTPATEAAQDLRAHMTTLLDLTRQYNETAVGEGVRTLRALLDELKFESGQAQRHVQVDTRLDASGTFGRGDLQALSEAARALTRLLPQPSHSHLTEFADAFLERYGNREVPLLELLDPDYGLGAPAGYANPASTRTVSAPPHDRNALIHRVLARAAGSGAVDLQAEGLVPDEERPLPESIDAFVRRAPREDGEAWLVLEGLHGPGGNTFGRFTHVDPELHAHWLVRARQEEAVSDLIVSDLVYSEGSGHANNVAIHAPIYQHQTAVASTPGVPHDRHIMPSDVMVGVQGGRFYFRSRSRGVQLRFRTPHVLNPALAPNVVRFLQECSEMHAPEVPHWSWEGAAELGQLPRVTYGRVVLSPARWRLPRTVIEAEDFATALGQYRMTCGLPRFAYAGRGDNRLLLDLDAPLCQEMLRGIVSKESEVLDEALGDYNSVEGRSPAGRHAVQYVVTFPLAGVTLPHVAPRVDERPDESLRWILPFQGGVYLKLYGPHIMQDDVITAMQAATALAFAECGALAPQPDAWFFIRYADPDHHVRWRLFGAGPVFEATAQRLLREAAVLQQRGLVTRVELASYEREIERYGGNAGVQVSEGIFAADSAWLAELLGGAMPAGDARLPFVAATADGLLDALQLDAPTRRWALEMACAGYRQEFTRTPGDTEHIERVLSQDARQHRAAVWQHLAGLYPAHGELLLPGTALLRERLAPLVPAFHPMVDRTRDPERAALMLSSFMHMHANRAQLDRFQEFRALNLLLKTHQGFAHHLPRTLDPRAFQDNSAPRFPATPARKGAHA, from the coding sequence ATGACTGACCCCCGTATTGGTGTGATGGCCCGCGCAGCGCTCTTTCCGACCCAACTGGTCCAGACCTTCCTGGCCGGTACCCGGCCTGAAATCCAGCGCTTGAGCGATCTCGCCAGCCATCAAGGCTTTATGGAAGCCTTGACGATCGCCTCACCCACCCTCGCCGACGAACTTGCAGGTGTCCATCCGGGTTGGCCGGAAAAGCGCTTACGCAGCCTGATGGGCGGCGTCACCCGCTACCTGCTGCGCGCCACCACGCGCTGCACGCCCTTCGGGGCCTTTGCCGGCGTTCGCGCCCTACCGGTCGGGGAGGACACCGCGCTCACCCTGGGTGAACTCGGAGCGCACCGGAAAACCCTACGGGTTGATGCTCAGCAGGTGTGGCAGCTTGTGAAACAGCTTGAGGAGCGCGGCGCCCTGGTTGACGATCTGTACGTGTATGCCAACCCCACGCTCTACCAGCGGGGGGAACGGTTGCGCCTGCCCTACCAGGACACCTATGGACAGGGGCGTGACAGCATGCAGCTGTCCCTGCGCGCCACACCCGTGGTCGCCCGGGTGATGGAGCTTGCCGCCCGTCCTGTCCAGTTGCGGGCACTCCTGGGCCGGCTCCAGGAGGAATACTCCGACGCGCCGCTGAGCTACATCCGTCCCTTCGTGTTGAAGCTGGCCGAACAGCAGGTCCTGCTCAGCACGCTGCGTCCACCCATGACCGAGTCCGACCCACTCAGGTACGTGGCCCAGGTCACGCCCGCCACGGAGGCGGCGCAGGACCTGCGGGCCCATATGACCACCCTGCTTGATTTGACCCGCCAATACAACGAAACGGCGGTGGGAGAAGGCGTGAGGACGCTGCGGGCCCTGCTGGACGAGCTGAAGTTTGAGTCTGGTCAGGCGCAGCGACATGTTCAGGTGGATACACGGCTGGACGCCAGCGGCACTTTTGGCAGGGGTGATCTGCAGGCCCTTTCGGAGGCCGCGCGTGCCCTCACCCGGCTGCTCCCCCAGCCCAGCCATTCCCACCTCACCGAATTTGCTGACGCCTTTCTGGAACGCTATGGCAACCGCGAAGTGCCGCTGCTGGAACTGCTGGACCCCGACTATGGTCTGGGAGCGCCTGCTGGGTACGCCAACCCTGCATCAACCCGTACGGTCTCAGCGCCCCCCCACGACCGCAACGCCCTGATCCACCGTGTGTTGGCCCGTGCGGCTGGGAGTGGCGCGGTGGACCTGCAGGCAGAGGGGCTGGTGCCCGACGAAGAAAGGCCGCTGCCCGAAAGCATCGACGCGTTCGTCCGGCGGGCACCCCGCGAGGACGGCGAAGCGTGGCTGGTGCTCGAAGGCCTCCACGGCCCCGGCGGCAACACCTTTGGGCGGTTTACCCACGTCGATCCGGAGCTTCACGCCCACTGGCTCGTCCGGGCCCGTCAGGAAGAGGCCGTCTCCGACTTGATCGTCTCAGACCTGGTGTATTCCGAGGGGAGCGGTCACGCCAACAACGTGGCCATTCACGCCCCGATCTACCAGCATCAGACCGCTGTGGCGAGTACCCCGGGCGTTCCCCATGACCGGCACATCATGCCCAGTGACGTGATGGTGGGTGTTCAGGGTGGACGCTTCTACTTCCGTTCCAGGAGCCGTGGCGTGCAGTTGCGCTTCCGAACGCCGCATGTCCTCAACCCGGCCCTGGCCCCCAATGTGGTTCGGTTCCTTCAGGAGTGCAGCGAGATGCACGCCCCCGAGGTGCCGCACTGGTCCTGGGAAGGGGCGGCGGAACTCGGGCAGCTGCCCCGGGTGACCTACGGCCGCGTGGTGCTGTCTCCGGCGCGCTGGCGCCTGCCCAGGACCGTGATCGAGGCTGAGGACTTCGCCACGGCGCTGGGGCAGTACCGGATGACCTGTGGTCTGCCCCGGTTCGCGTATGCCGGCCGCGGTGACAACCGGCTGCTGCTGGACCTTGATGCGCCCCTGTGCCAGGAGATGCTGCGCGGGATTGTCAGCAAGGAGTCCGAGGTGCTCGATGAGGCGCTGGGCGACTACAACAGCGTTGAAGGCCGCTCGCCAGCCGGACGCCACGCTGTGCAGTACGTCGTGACTTTCCCCCTGGCCGGGGTGACCCTGCCGCACGTGGCACCCCGGGTGGATGAACGCCCTGACGAGAGCCTGCGGTGGATCCTGCCTTTTCAGGGCGGCGTGTACCTGAAGCTGTACGGGCCGCACATCATGCAGGACGACGTGATTACAGCGATGCAGGCGGCCACGGCGCTGGCCTTTGCGGAATGTGGCGCGCTGGCACCGCAACCGGACGCCTGGTTCTTCATCCGCTACGCCGACCCGGACCATCACGTGCGCTGGCGCCTGTTCGGTGCAGGTCCGGTCTTCGAGGCCACTGCCCAGCGTCTCTTACGGGAAGCGGCTGTGCTGCAGCAGCGAGGACTCGTGACCCGGGTCGAGCTGGCGAGCTACGAACGTGAGATCGAGCGGTACGGTGGCAACGCCGGAGTGCAGGTGAGCGAAGGTATTTTCGCTGCCGACAGCGCCTGGCTGGCCGAACTTCTGGGCGGCGCGATGCCGGCGGGAGACGCCCGTCTGCCTTTTGTGGCTGCCACGGCGGACGGCCTGCTGGACGCCCTGCAACTGGACGCGCCGACCCGCCGCTGGGCGCTGGAGATGGCCTGTGCCGGGTATCGCCAGGAATTTACCCGTACGCCTGGGGATACCGAGCACATTGAGCGTGTCCTGAGTCAGGACGCCCGTCAGCACCGGGCTGCGGTCTGGCAGCATCTCGCCGGGCTGTATCCCGCGCATGGGGAATTGCTGTTGCCCGGTACGGCCCTGTTGCGGGAGCGGCTCGCGCCCCTGGTTCCGGCCTTTCACCCCATGGTCGACCGCACCAGGGATCCCGAGCGCGCCGCCCTGATGCTGAGCAGCTTTATGCACATGCACGCCAACCGGGCCCAGCTCGACCGCTTTCAGGAGTTCCGCGCGCTGAACCTGCTGCTCAAGACCCATCAGGGCTTTGCCCACCACCTGCCCAGAACCCTTGACCCGCGCGCCTTCCAGGACAACTCGGCGCCGCGTTTCCCGGCCACCCCGGCCAGGAAAGGAGCCCACGCATGA
- a CDS encoding metalloprotease has product MTDRSPTAHRASTPSSLRRLARQFALPLSIWRLCLITAGVSSLYLPLNSLEFNPNAAFVWIAVFFLPSIVLHELGHALAGRLQGMRFAGLVAGPLKIELRGRRPALTFSTYRASGGQALLDPGPPTGLRHRLAWMFLAGPLTNLLVAAVTYPVLWVAGPHWPAAVVAPLFALSAINAIGGVMNLVPSFTPGMAVSDGDALLTLLRSRREAPEAVALGSLITLTGTGTLSPAWAAQLRYSQPAGDLNRYIRGMALHGHAVREEDRAEALRQAQDMVNIAADLPTFFRRSAALELVLAAPEPDPQAIDQALQALSRREQGLLRSFGTLDRALAVLAMARGDREAALGAVSRGLEAARTFQRRSLSRANSTDLTVLERLASQLSR; this is encoded by the coding sequence ATGACAGACCGTTCCCCCACCGCACACAGGGCGTCCACCCCCTCTTCACTCCGGAGGCTGGCCCGCCAGTTCGCGCTCCCGCTGTCCATCTGGCGCCTGTGCCTGATCACCGCCGGCGTTTCGTCGCTCTACCTTCCGCTCAACAGTCTGGAATTCAATCCGAACGCCGCTTTTGTCTGGATCGCTGTATTTTTCCTGCCCAGCATCGTCCTACATGAGCTGGGGCATGCCCTGGCCGGACGCCTGCAGGGCATGCGTTTTGCTGGACTGGTGGCAGGACCGTTGAAAATCGAGTTGCGAGGCCGCCGCCCTGCACTGACGTTCAGCACCTACCGCGCCAGTGGAGGGCAGGCGCTGCTCGATCCCGGGCCGCCCACCGGGCTGCGTCACCGGTTGGCCTGGATGTTTTTGGCCGGTCCCCTGACCAACCTCCTCGTGGCAGCCGTCACCTATCCAGTGCTGTGGGTCGCTGGTCCCCATTGGCCAGCCGCGGTGGTCGCGCCCCTGTTCGCCCTGAGTGCCATCAATGCCATCGGCGGCGTCATGAACCTGGTGCCCAGTTTCACGCCGGGCATGGCTGTCAGCGATGGAGACGCCCTGTTGACCCTGCTCCGTTCCCGCAGGGAGGCGCCGGAAGCAGTGGCCCTGGGCAGCCTGATCACCCTGACGGGTACCGGTACCCTTTCGCCCGCCTGGGCAGCGCAACTCCGGTACAGCCAGCCCGCCGGAGACCTCAACCGCTATATACGCGGCATGGCCCTGCATGGTCACGCAGTGCGTGAAGAAGACCGGGCTGAAGCCCTGCGCCAGGCCCAGGACATGGTCAACATCGCTGCCGATCTGCCCACCTTCTTCCGCCGTAGTGCTGCGCTGGAGCTTGTCCTGGCGGCACCAGAACCTGATCCGCAGGCCATCGACCAGGCACTCCAGGCCCTGAGCCGGCGTGAGCAGGGCCTGCTCCGTTCGTTCGGCACCCTCGACCGGGCCCTGGCGGTACTGGCCATGGCCAGGGGAGACCGGGAAGCCGCCCTGGGGGCTGTCTCCCGCGGCCTTGAAGCTGCACGAACCTTTCAGAGACGCAGTCTCAGCCGCGCCAACAGCACTGACCTGACGGTCCTCGAGCGTCTCGCCTCGCAGCTCTCCCGCTGA